Proteins from a genomic interval of Chroococcidiopsis thermalis PCC 7203:
- a CDS encoding photosystem I assembly protein Ycf4, with translation MTASTTTNSGDSEAKANKNSTSSCLNQKVLGSRRFSNYWWATVVSIGGIGFFLAGLSSYLQINLIPFAEPTQLVFIPQGIAIGFYGVAGLLLALYLWGMILLDVGGGYNEFDKEKGEFHIFRWGFPGKNRRIEIKAPIQDIQAVRLEIKEGLNPRRELYLRVKGRRNIPLTRVGQPLSITKLENDGAELARFLAVPLEGL, from the coding sequence ATGACGGCATCAACAACCACCAATTCCGGCGATTCGGAAGCTAAAGCAAATAAAAATAGTACCTCCAGCTGCTTGAATCAAAAAGTTTTAGGTTCGCGACGATTCAGCAATTACTGGTGGGCTACAGTCGTTTCCATCGGTGGGATAGGCTTTTTCTTGGCTGGACTTTCTAGTTACTTGCAAATTAATTTAATTCCATTTGCCGAGCCGACCCAGCTCGTTTTCATTCCCCAAGGGATAGCGATTGGATTTTATGGAGTGGCAGGTCTGCTGCTAGCGCTGTATCTGTGGGGCATGATTTTGCTGGACGTAGGCGGCGGCTACAATGAGTTTGACAAGGAGAAGGGTGAATTTCACATTTTTCGGTGGGGATTTCCTGGGAAAAACCGCCGCATTGAAATTAAAGCCCCCATACAAGATATTCAAGCTGTGCGTTTAGAGATTAAAGAAGGCTTGAATCCCCGTCGAGAACTTTATCTACGAGTCAAAGGAAGACGAAATATTCCCTTGACGCGAGTAGGTCAACCCTTATCTATTACAAAGCTAGAGAACGATGGGGCAGAATTGGCTCGATTTTTAGCTGTGCCGCTAGAAGGACTGTAA
- a CDS encoding beta-ketoacyl-ACP synthase: MEVVVTGISLISSLGKSLETSWENLILDRIGISLQQPFPELEARPLALVDEQPTNAIELTQLAVAAALKDSGLESPLPDCGVVIGSSRSQQAVWEELIKSKVESQKSKVASTPDSRTGRFLNPPLPTPEFLEILPNAIASIAARQIGATGVVLSPMAACATGIWAIAQGSLLIKTGQCHRVIVGAVEAPITPLTLAGFGQMGALATTGAYPFDRYREGLVLGEGASVLVLESARAAQQRSAKVYGRVLGFSLTNDAFHAAQPEPTGKSAIVAIKQCLERGNLTPQDIDYIHAHGTATQLNDKREAQIIQYLFPHGVPVSSTKGATGHTLGASGAIGTAFCLMALRHQILPPCTGLRSPQFDLDLIVTSRKAALRHVLCLSFGFGGQNAVLVLGK, encoded by the coding sequence GTGGAAGTTGTTGTCACAGGTATTAGTCTCATTTCCAGCTTGGGAAAAAGCTTAGAAACTAGCTGGGAAAACTTAATACTCGATCGCATCGGCATTAGCTTACAGCAGCCTTTCCCAGAACTAGAGGCTAGACCTTTAGCACTGGTTGACGAACAACCAACTAATGCGATCGAGTTAACTCAATTAGCAGTAGCAGCTGCTCTAAAAGATTCAGGCTTAGAATCACCTTTACCAGACTGCGGGGTAGTCATCGGTTCTAGCCGCAGCCAACAAGCAGTTTGGGAAGAGCTGATAAAGTCAAAAGTTGAAAGTCAAAAGTCAAAAGTTGCTTCAACTCCCGACTCCCGTACGGGCAGGTTTCTAAACCCGCCCCTACCGACTCCCGAATTCTTAGAAATCTTACCAAACGCAATCGCCTCAATAGCAGCAAGACAAATTGGGGCAACAGGTGTAGTATTGTCCCCAATGGCAGCATGTGCTACGGGGATTTGGGCGATCGCTCAAGGGAGTTTATTAATCAAAACTGGGCAATGTCACCGGGTAATCGTTGGCGCAGTGGAAGCGCCGATTACCCCCTTAACTTTGGCTGGATTTGGGCAGATGGGCGCGTTGGCAACTACTGGCGCTTATCCATTCGATCGCTATAGAGAAGGATTGGTGTTGGGGGAAGGTGCATCTGTATTAGTACTGGAATCAGCACGAGCAGCCCAGCAGCGTTCGGCAAAAGTTTACGGTCGCGTTCTAGGTTTTAGCTTGACAAACGATGCTTTTCATGCAGCTCAGCCAGAGCCAACGGGGAAAAGCGCGATCGTGGCAATTAAGCAATGCTTGGAGCGCGGTAATCTTACACCACAAGACATTGATTACATTCACGCACACGGTACGGCGACCCAGCTCAACGACAAGCGCGAAGCACAAATAATTCAGTATTTATTTCCTCATGGAGTTCCCGTAAGTTCCACAAAAGGAGCCACGGGGCATACTTTGGGAGCTTCTGGGGCGATTGGTACGGCATTCTGTCTGATGGCATTACGCCATCAAATATTACCGCCATGTACGGGACTGCGATCGCCCCAATTCGATCTCGATCTAATCGTCACGTCGCGAAAAGCAGCACTCAGGCACGTACTCTGTTTGAGTTTTGGCTTTGGCGGACAGAATGCTGTTTTAGTCTTGGGCAAATAG
- a CDS encoding PCP reductase family protein: MSDSNLTDRLQWTNEAQIKLKKIPFFVRSQAISRIEQLTRSRGQDIVTAEIVEQARLEFGQ, encoded by the coding sequence ATGTCAGATTCAAACTTAACCGATCGCCTACAATGGACGAATGAAGCCCAAATTAAGTTAAAAAAGATTCCCTTTTTTGTTCGTTCTCAGGCGATCTCGCGCATAGAACAGTTGACGCGATCGCGGGGTCAAGATATTGTTACAGCAGAGATTGTCGAACAAGCCAGGTTAGAGTTTGGACAATAA
- a CDS encoding oligosaccharide flippase family protein encodes MAAQQPKIPTLRQNFSWTFVGNVVYAACQWGMLVMLAKLGSPEILGQFTLGFALTAPVIMFTNLQLRTIQATDAKQQYYFGDYLGLRLLATGLALLIIIGITFISGYRFETSLVILVVGLAKACEAISDVFYGLIQQHERMDRIAISMLVKGPLSLLFLSFGVYFTKSALWGTVGLAVAWAIVLLGYDIRSSASLLNGIQSSQQDAKGRDLSGAKVQLQPRWDLKTLKQLVWLSLPLGFVMMLISLNTNIPRYFIENYLGERELGIFAAIAYLMMAGNIVVSALGESACPRLAKYYAAGNRTAFRNLLCTLAGIGAALGGVCVLVAFVAGRHLLAVLYQPEYAERADLFVWLMVAAGVSFIASFFGYGMTSARYFRVQMPLFVFVTTISAIACLWLIPKFGLLGAAFALLVAAIVQVVASLGVNIHALYALKKECN; translated from the coding sequence ATGGCAGCTCAACAGCCAAAGATACCAACGTTGCGTCAAAACTTCTCTTGGACGTTTGTTGGCAACGTTGTTTATGCAGCTTGCCAATGGGGAATGCTAGTCATGCTTGCAAAACTAGGCAGTCCAGAGATATTAGGGCAATTCACTTTAGGATTTGCTCTAACTGCGCCTGTTATTATGTTTACAAACTTGCAATTGCGAACAATTCAGGCAACAGATGCTAAACAACAATATTATTTTGGAGATTACCTCGGATTAAGATTACTTGCAACCGGACTGGCGCTGTTAATTATTATAGGAATCACTTTTATATCTGGGTATCGTTTTGAAACATCGTTGGTAATTTTAGTAGTTGGTTTAGCTAAAGCGTGTGAAGCTATCAGCGATGTATTTTACGGCTTGATTCAGCAACACGAACGAATGGATCGCATTGCCATTTCAATGCTAGTTAAAGGTCCTTTATCACTCTTATTCTTATCTTTTGGAGTTTATTTCACAAAAAGTGCTTTATGGGGAACAGTAGGCTTAGCTGTTGCTTGGGCTATAGTACTATTAGGATACGATATTCGTAGTAGTGCATCACTGTTAAATGGTATCCAATCGAGTCAACAAGACGCAAAAGGTAGAGACTTGAGCGGGGCAAAAGTGCAGCTTCAGCCACGCTGGGATTTGAAAACATTAAAGCAATTAGTATGGCTGTCTCTTCCTCTAGGTTTTGTTATGATGTTGATTTCGCTCAACACTAACATTCCCCGCTATTTTATTGAAAATTACTTAGGAGAAAGAGAGCTGGGCATTTTCGCTGCCATAGCATACTTAATGATGGCAGGAAACATAGTAGTGAGTGCACTAGGAGAGTCTGCTTGTCCGCGATTGGCAAAATATTATGCAGCAGGAAATCGCACTGCTTTTCGCAACCTTTTGTGTACTTTAGCTGGAATTGGCGCTGCTTTAGGCGGTGTTTGTGTCTTAGTAGCTTTTGTGGCTGGAAGACATCTGCTAGCAGTTCTTTACCAACCTGAATATGCTGAGCGGGCAGATTTATTTGTGTGGTTAATGGTAGCGGCAGGTGTAAGTTTTATAGCTTCTTTTTTTGGCTATGGCATGACATCTGCCAGATATTTTCGCGTTCAGATGCCTTTGTTTGTTTTCGTGACAACTATCTCAGCTATAGCCTGTTTGTGGTTAATTCCTAAATTTGGACTGCTGGGAGCAGCATTTGCCTTACTTGTTGCAGCAATTGTTCAAGTAGTGGCTAGTTTAGGTGTGAATATCCACGCACTGTACGCTCTGAAAAAAGAATGTAATTGA
- a CDS encoding PQQ-dependent sugar dehydrogenase, giving the protein MKAKIDGWMKGVGSAIALLAIASCSLTQQPNASTTAQTTSPNLSSSNLNVSDSGNVAVAQGIQKTTVAEGLDHPWSLAWLPDGAMLITERSGQLRIMRDGKLDPTPIAGVPEVLTGGQAGLMEISVHPRFAENRLVYLTYSHGTEQANRTRLARATFDGKSLSNLQIIFEVSPTKSGLQHFGSRIVWLPDSTMLLAIGDGGNPPIQLNGELIRQQAQNRRSRLGKIVRLNDDGSIPQDNPFVKSTDTEPAIWSYGHRNIQGLTFDPANNRVWSTEHGSQGGDEANLVQAGGNHGWPIVTYSREYSGEEITKERSRPGMVDPKLVWTPSIAPSGLAFYSGGKFPQWQGDLFAGGLVSQDVRHIDLDAQGNVVNQQAIEIGQRVRDVRQSPDGLLYVLTDDNNGQLIRLEPTGG; this is encoded by the coding sequence ATGAAAGCAAAGATTGACGGTTGGATGAAAGGAGTAGGGAGTGCGATCGCCCTATTAGCCATTGCGAGTTGTTCTCTGACACAACAGCCTAACGCCTCTACGACTGCACAAACGACATCGCCCAATTTATCATCGAGCAATCTTAACGTATCTGACAGTGGGAATGTTGCTGTTGCTCAGGGCATTCAAAAAACAACTGTAGCAGAAGGCTTAGACCATCCGTGGAGCCTTGCATGGCTACCAGATGGAGCGATGTTAATCACCGAGCGATCGGGACAATTGCGAATTATGCGGGACGGGAAGCTCGATCCCACACCGATTGCAGGAGTTCCCGAAGTCCTTACGGGCGGACAAGCTGGTTTGATGGAGATCTCAGTTCATCCGCGCTTTGCTGAAAATCGCTTAGTCTATCTAACATATTCCCACGGCACAGAGCAGGCAAACCGCACCCGCCTCGCCCGCGCTACATTTGACGGGAAAAGCTTGAGCAATCTGCAAATTATTTTTGAGGTTTCCCCAACTAAGTCTGGTCTGCAACACTTCGGTTCGCGGATCGTCTGGCTGCCTGACAGTACTATGCTATTGGCGATCGGTGATGGTGGCAACCCACCGATTCAACTCAATGGCGAGTTAATCCGCCAACAAGCGCAAAACCGCCGCAGTCGTCTAGGTAAAATTGTGCGGCTCAACGATGACGGTTCGATCCCACAAGATAACCCCTTTGTGAAATCTACTGATACTGAGCCTGCGATCTGGAGCTACGGACATCGCAACATTCAAGGCTTAACCTTCGATCCAGCAAATAACCGTGTATGGTCAACAGAACACGGTTCGCAGGGTGGTGATGAAGCCAATCTCGTGCAAGCAGGCGGAAATCATGGTTGGCCGATCGTCACGTATAGCCGCGAATATAGCGGAGAAGAAATTACTAAAGAGCGATCGCGCCCTGGTATGGTAGACCCCAAACTGGTATGGACACCATCGATCGCACCTTCGGGTCTAGCATTCTACAGTGGGGGCAAATTTCCGCAATGGCAAGGCGATTTATTCGCAGGTGGACTCGTCTCTCAGGACGTGCGGCACATTGACTTAGATGCTCAGGGTAATGTGGTCAACCAGCAGGCGATCGAGATCGGTCAGCGCGTGCGCGACGTGCGCCAAAGTCCCGACGGATTGCTGTATGTCTTGACGGACGATAACAACGGGCAGTTGATTCGTCTCGAACCTACTGGAGGATAG
- a CDS encoding peptidylprolyl isomerase, producing MQLKVQQWLVLVLIIGGLCLAGCTPNQVANSASPDNTAAETTPVPAIQTSSVQMKNLPTLEGTATVVMTVKGQPITIEVDGKNAPLTAGNFVDLVQRGVYDGLVFHRVIGPQSRPPEQPFVVQGGDPQSKNPNFSPQRLGTGGFIDPNTGTERQIPLEIKPTGATDPIYSRTLKSAGVRKQPVLQHLRGAVAMARSQQPDSASSQFYFALADLSFLDGDYAVFGKVTSGMDVVDKIQQGDRIDSAKVTEGSDKLKNGGK from the coding sequence ATGCAGTTAAAAGTTCAGCAGTGGTTGGTTTTAGTTCTCATTATTGGTGGGTTATGTTTGGCAGGATGTACGCCTAACCAAGTGGCGAATTCTGCTTCCCCCGATAATACGGCAGCTGAAACCACACCTGTACCTGCAATTCAAACAAGTAGCGTTCAAATGAAGAATTTACCAACTCTAGAAGGAACGGCGACAGTTGTGATGACGGTGAAGGGGCAACCAATTACTATCGAGGTAGATGGTAAGAATGCCCCTCTAACGGCAGGAAATTTTGTCGATCTAGTACAGCGGGGTGTCTATGATGGACTCGTATTCCATCGAGTCATCGGTCCCCAGAGCAGACCACCAGAACAACCTTTTGTAGTCCAAGGAGGAGACCCGCAAAGCAAAAACCCCAATTTTTCACCTCAGCGTCTAGGAACTGGCGGTTTTATCGATCCAAATACAGGAACAGAACGTCAGATTCCTTTAGAAATTAAGCCCACAGGGGCAACAGATCCGATCTACAGTCGGACGCTGAAAAGTGCGGGAGTCAGAAAACAACCAGTTTTACAGCATCTTAGAGGGGCTGTCGCTATGGCGCGATCGCAACAGCCAGATTCCGCCTCTTCTCAGTTCTATTTCGCCCTTGCCGATTTGAGTTTTCTCGATGGGGATTACGCCGTCTTTGGTAAAGTGACTAGCGGTATGGACGTGGTAGACAAAATTCAACAAGGCGATCGCATTGACTCTGCTAAGGTGACTGAAGGCAGTGACAAGCTGAAAAACGGTGGCAAATAA
- the psbC gene encoding photosystem II reaction center protein CP43 — protein METPYNSSFNRGLTLGGGRDQESSGFAWWAGNARLINLSGKLLGAHVAHSGLIVFWAGAMTLFEVAHFIPEKPMYEQGLILLPHLASLGWGVGPGGEVIDTFPYFVVGVLHLISSAVLGFGGIYHAIRGPETLEEYSSFFGYDWKDKNKMTSIIGFHLIILGCGALLLVLKAMFFGGLYDTWAPGGGDVRVISNPTLNPAVIFGYLLKSPFGGEGWIVSVNNLEDVVGGHIWVGLTCIAGGIWHIVTKPFAWARRAFIWSGEAYLSYSLGALSLMGFIASCMVWYNNTVYPSEFYGPTGPEASQAQALTFLIRDQRLGANVGSAQGPTGLGKYLMRSPTGEIIFGGETMRFWDFKGPWLEPLRGPNGLDLEKIKNDIQPWQARRASEYMTHAPLGSLNSVGGVATEINSFNYVSPRAWLATSHFVLGFFFLVGHLWHAGRARAAAAGFEKGINRESEPVMAMGELD, from the coding sequence GTGGAAACGCCCTATAATTCATCGTTTAATCGCGGCTTGACCTTAGGTGGCGGTCGCGACCAAGAATCTTCAGGATTTGCTTGGTGGGCTGGTAATGCCCGATTGATCAACTTATCTGGTAAACTTTTGGGCGCTCACGTTGCCCACTCAGGTTTGATTGTTTTCTGGGCAGGAGCAATGACTTTATTTGAAGTCGCTCACTTCATCCCAGAAAAACCAATGTACGAGCAAGGTTTGATCTTGCTGCCTCACCTGGCATCTCTCGGTTGGGGTGTAGGTCCTGGTGGAGAAGTCATCGATACTTTCCCTTACTTCGTCGTTGGCGTATTACACCTGATCTCTTCCGCCGTGTTGGGATTTGGTGGAATTTACCACGCGATTCGCGGTCCAGAAACTTTAGAAGAGTACTCCTCTTTCTTTGGTTACGACTGGAAAGATAAGAACAAAATGACCAGCATCATTGGTTTCCACCTGATTATTTTGGGATGTGGAGCCTTGTTGCTGGTACTGAAAGCCATGTTCTTTGGCGGTTTGTACGACACCTGGGCTCCTGGTGGTGGAGACGTTCGCGTCATCTCTAACCCCACCCTCAACCCCGCAGTTATCTTTGGTTATTTACTGAAGTCTCCTTTTGGCGGCGAAGGCTGGATTGTCAGCGTCAACAACTTAGAAGATGTTGTCGGCGGTCACATCTGGGTTGGTTTGACTTGTATCGCTGGCGGGATTTGGCACATTGTCACCAAGCCTTTTGCTTGGGCGCGTCGTGCTTTCATCTGGTCTGGTGAAGCATACCTATCCTACAGTTTGGGTGCTTTATCCCTGATGGGCTTTATCGCCTCCTGTATGGTTTGGTACAACAACACCGTTTATCCCAGCGAATTCTACGGTCCTACTGGTCCAGAAGCTTCTCAAGCTCAAGCTTTGACTTTCTTGATCCGCGACCAACGCTTGGGTGCTAACGTCGGTTCTGCTCAAGGTCCTACAGGTCTGGGTAAATACTTGATGCGCTCTCCTACAGGGGAAATCATCTTTGGTGGTGAGACAATGCGTTTCTGGGATTTCAAGGGTCCTTGGTTGGAGCCACTACGTGGTCCCAACGGTCTTGACTTAGAAAAGATCAAGAACGACATTCAGCCTTGGCAAGCACGTCGCGCTTCTGAGTACATGACTCACGCACCTCTGGGTTCTCTAAACTCTGTGGGTGGTGTGGCTACGGAGATTAACTCCTTTAACTATGTATCTCCTCGCGCTTGGCTAGCTACTTCTCACTTTGTACTAGGCTTTTTCTTCCTAGTCGGTCATTTATGGCACGCCGGTCGCGCTCGCGCTGCGGCTGCTGGTTTTGAGAAAGGTATTAACCGCGAATCTGAACCAGTAATGGCTATGGGCGAATTAGACTAA
- a CDS encoding DUF4832 domain-containing protein has translation MRIQHVVKNLKLSTALLATMAIAGSCTAAPVPRVTTTYEGSSENFSNPERGFYKSMEPLDNNPAPPLQLSELQQVRREKLSTIRRYYLLSDFRDKPISQPYLDMISNDLKTVRKAGIKMIVRFTYNWLGGGPDAPSSLMLSHLDQLKPILRANSDVIAYMEAGFIGYWGEWHHSTHNFTDHTTGKITNDAKKVALKILSVLPKNRMMVVRTLGYKKQIFDNDLPLTSEEAFNGSNRARTGHHNDAFRSTKSDWGTYSGNLEVMEQEKAWLNLDTKYVVHGGEPAGPSDPPEWDDCPGALTDFARMHWSGMTVNANGNYSVPVYQSWREQGCMNEIQQRLGYRFRLIDSAIVDKVKPAGTFSMSFRITNDGWASPYNPRSLEVILRHRETGQQYYIPVAESVRRWMPGETKTIDIVCGIPANINSGEYQVLLNLPDPAPKLYSRPEYSIRFANQNVWEPSTGYNSLLRSVNISPNVAGETYSGTQVFKLR, from the coding sequence ATGAGAATTCAGCACGTAGTAAAAAACTTGAAACTGTCTACGGCTCTACTAGCAACTATGGCGATCGCAGGTTCCTGTACTGCGGCTCCAGTTCCTAGAGTTACTACCACTTATGAAGGTAGTTCAGAAAACTTTTCCAACCCAGAAAGAGGGTTCTACAAATCGATGGAACCGCTCGATAATAATCCAGCTCCTCCACTACAGCTTTCTGAGCTACAACAAGTTAGGCGCGAAAAATTATCTACAATTCGACGATACTATTTATTATCAGATTTTCGAGATAAACCAATTTCGCAGCCTTATCTTGACATGATATCAAATGATTTAAAAACAGTTAGAAAGGCTGGGATAAAAATGATTGTACGGTTTACCTACAATTGGTTAGGAGGTGGTCCTGATGCTCCATCGAGTCTAATGCTTTCTCATCTCGATCAGTTGAAGCCAATTTTAAGAGCAAACTCTGATGTGATTGCTTACATGGAAGCAGGGTTTATTGGTTACTGGGGAGAATGGCATCATTCAACTCATAACTTTACCGATCATACTACAGGAAAAATTACTAATGATGCTAAAAAAGTAGCGCTAAAGATATTGTCTGTCCTACCAAAAAATCGCATGATGGTTGTACGGACTTTGGGATATAAAAAGCAGATATTTGATAACGATCTTCCTCTTACGTCTGAAGAAGCTTTCAATGGCTCTAATAGAGCGAGAACGGGACACCATAATGATGCTTTTCGCTCTACGAAAAGTGATTGGGGAACGTATAGCGGTAATCTAGAGGTAATGGAGCAAGAAAAAGCATGGCTAAACCTTGATACTAAATATGTAGTACACGGTGGAGAACCTGCTGGACCCAGCGACCCGCCGGAATGGGATGATTGTCCAGGAGCGCTAACTGACTTTGCCAGAATGCACTGGAGTGGAATGACAGTAAATGCTAATGGAAATTATTCAGTACCAGTCTATCAGAGCTGGAGAGAGCAAGGCTGCATGAACGAAATTCAACAGCGCTTAGGCTATCGCTTTCGCTTAATAGATTCAGCTATTGTGGACAAAGTCAAACCTGCTGGTACGTTTTCAATGAGTTTTAGAATTACCAATGATGGCTGGGCTAGCCCCTATAATCCTCGTAGTCTAGAAGTAATTTTGAGGCATCGGGAAACAGGACAACAATACTATATTCCCGTAGCAGAGTCTGTACGTCGGTGGATGCCTGGTGAAACCAAAACAATAGATATAGTATGTGGGATTCCAGCAAACATAAATTCAGGAGAATATCAGGTGTTGTTAAATTTACCTGACCCTGCTCCTAAGTTGTATTCTCGTCCAGAGTACTCGATCAGATTCGCCAATCAAAATGTTTGGGAGCCTTCTACAGGATATAACTCGCTGTTGAGAAGCGTTAACATCAGTCCGAACGTAGCAGGAGAAACATATTCTGGGACTCAAGTGTTTAAACTACGTTAA
- a CDS encoding amidase has product MNSIDLAFAPALEQARLIRHKEVSPRELVQLYLERIEQFNPQLGCYFTVMAEMAIAQAQTQTEMLAGTQDPAELPSFFGVPIAIKDMNPVADVPCSYGSPALRDRVATYDDAVVARMKQAGFIILGKTATSELGSFPYTEPMGFPPARNPWNPEYTPGGSSGGSAAAVAAGLCAIAQGSDAGGSIRGPAFCCGLVGIKPARGRVSYAPLGDQLSGVAANGPIARTVSDAAALLDVMSGYVTGDPYWLPAPNPSFLAAAMRSPDRLRIAFTNSLPQIGTADPVCQQAVLGTVRLLEAMGHQIEEGCPDFTGLIEPFTAVWQAGVAYAGLPKEILQPMNQWLLEQSGSAGDYLRAVAQVQVIARQIVAFFDSVDALILPTYMHPPIRVGEWAALSPEETLQKIINWVAPCPPFNASGLPAIAIPTGFAPNGLPIGIQIVGRPTAEATIIAIAAQLEVNKFWSQHRPAIGNE; this is encoded by the coding sequence ATGAATTCAATCGATCTAGCATTTGCTCCAGCTCTAGAACAAGCACGGCTAATTCGACATAAGGAAGTTTCGCCACGGGAGTTAGTGCAGCTTTATTTAGAACGAATTGAACAATTCAATCCGCAGTTAGGTTGCTATTTTACGGTGATGGCAGAAATGGCGATCGCCCAGGCACAAACTCAGACAGAAATGCTAGCTGGCACTCAAGATCCGGCTGAGTTACCGTCTTTTTTTGGCGTACCGATCGCCATTAAAGATATGAATCCCGTGGCTGATGTCCCTTGTAGTTATGGCAGTCCAGCACTGCGCGATCGCGTCGCGACTTACGATGATGCCGTAGTCGCGCGGATGAAACAAGCTGGATTTATTATCTTGGGTAAAACCGCCACTTCCGAATTGGGTTCTTTTCCCTATACAGAGCCGATGGGATTTCCTCCTGCCCGGAATCCTTGGAATCCAGAATATACACCAGGGGGTTCTAGTGGGGGATCGGCGGCGGCTGTAGCCGCAGGATTGTGCGCGATCGCCCAAGGTTCGGATGCAGGTGGATCGATTCGCGGTCCCGCCTTCTGTTGTGGTTTAGTAGGCATCAAACCAGCACGGGGACGGGTCTCCTATGCACCATTGGGAGATCAATTAAGTGGTGTCGCCGCAAACGGTCCTATTGCCCGTACTGTCTCCGATGCTGCTGCCTTACTAGATGTGATGTCAGGATACGTGACGGGAGATCCGTATTGGTTGCCAGCCCCAAATCCCTCTTTCTTGGCTGCTGCGATGCGATCGCCCGATCGCCTGCGGATTGCTTTCACCAACTCGCTACCCCAAATTGGAACCGCAGATCCAGTCTGTCAACAAGCAGTTTTGGGTACGGTGAGGCTATTGGAAGCAATGGGTCATCAAATAGAAGAAGGCTGTCCTGACTTTACGGGATTAATCGAGCCATTTACTGCTGTGTGGCAAGCAGGCGTAGCTTATGCTGGACTACCAAAAGAAATCTTGCAACCGATGAATCAGTGGTTGCTCGAACAATCGGGTTCTGCCGGAGATTATCTTCGTGCTGTCGCGCAGGTACAAGTCATTGCCAGACAGATTGTGGCATTTTTTGACTCAGTAGACGCGCTAATCTTACCTACATACATGCACCCACCAATTCGAGTCGGCGAGTGGGCAGCATTAAGTCCAGAAGAGACGCTACAAAAAATCATTAATTGGGTTGCTCCCTGTCCGCCTTTTAATGCTAGCGGACTACCCGCGATCGCTATTCCTACTGGTTTTGCGCCTAACGGTTTACCCATCGGCATTCAAATTGTCGGTCGTCCTACAGCCGAAGCTACCATTATTGCGATCGCCGCTCAACTCGAAGTCAATAAATTCTGGAGTCAGCATCGACCAGCTATTGGTAATGAGTAA